AAGTAGGCTTTTGGCCTCTGCCCTTCCCTTTGCATCCAGAATATCGATGCCAGAGGATTCCTGCTCTTCCACGACGTGAGGAGACACACGCTTCCTCTCTCTTGCATTCCCTTGGTTGGTGAGATCTAAGCTCCCAGACTGGTCAGCTTTGCTGGTGGGGCCACAAGAGCTGGAGAGTTGGTAATCCGGGTCTGCTCTGTGGCCATCTGTGGTTTCCACAGCAAACTCAGATGGCTGCATTTCACATGCCCCTAACCCATGGCTTGTTCCAGCTGGACGTCCTGTGCTGACAGAGGTCTGGTCACTGGGGCCAGCTTTCAGGGAGGTAGAACTAGCACCTGAAAGCTGCTTAGAGGAGAGCCCTTCCCTTGCTAGGGTCTTTCCTGCTGACCTCCCATTTTCTTTACACGTATCCTGAGCGTTACTGGATGCCACGTTGACTGCTGGGGTCATAAGGACTTCGCCTGGTGGGTTCACTGATTCCCTTTCCCCTTGGGAAGCTGTAGAAACTGCTGCAGCCGCCTGGATGTGCACCTCTGGCGTGATGCCCAGGCTCTGAGCCACCTGCTGGGGCCCATGGGTGTGGTCAGTCAGCTCCCACGTGTGGCTCACGCGGCCGCTGCCATGGGAGATGACACACAGCTGCTCTGGTTCGAACTGCTCCTGAGCAGGGGCTTCCTTTAAGAACGCAGTGAGGATGCTGGGGCTGGTGGACACGGCTCTGCTCTCGACACTGGCCACTGCCTGCACCTCGGCATCTTGCTGAGCCCTGGGGGGAGCTTCCTCGACCTCCTTTTCAGCCTGGCTGGTCATCGTGCCCACTTCTTTGAACCTTGACACCAGAGCATGTGCTGGCAGTGGCACCTTCTCCGGATCTGAAGGAAACGTTGACCCTTTGCTAGGGAGGTGGGATGGTTGAGGTGTCCCTGAAGTCACAGCCTGGGTGTCTGAGGTGGAGGCAGACTGTAGTATGTTCCCGGAACATCCATCATCTCTCGCAGGAGAGTCACAGGACCTTGTCTGGGAATCGCAAACAGCTTGCTGCCTTTCCCCTTCAGGTCCACCTACAGAAGTGGATGTGTTACCGaacactctggctgctgtgtctGCAGCTTGCACCATTCCCTGGGTTGTTTCTCGAGATGGAAAATCACAGGACACTTGATCTTTATTGCCACCACAGGTGTCCCCCACAGGACAACTTGACTTCTCGGGTGGCTCTACATCTGAAGTTCTCTGTGATTTCACCAGGGTATCTTCAGGTCCTGAGTAGAGGCCAGCATTGGGCTGGTCGCCTGGGATGGCCGGGTGGGCGTGCTGATTAGCTGGCATGGTAAATGTTGCGTGTGTAAGATCCTTTTCTGCTGCAGAACATGGGGCTGGTGCTGTGGGCTCCCTGCTCCCCGGCAGCTGGGTATCACCAGGAGAGTTGAGTGTGGGAGATGTTTTCCCCACTTCACGGACAACGCCAGGAGAAGACATGGCGGGCTGGGTGGTCTCATGCTCACCAGCCTGCATCAGGGCCTCAGCTGCTGTCCTGGGGCCGAAGGCTGGCTCTGCAGGAGTGCTGGAAAGGCCATTGGTGTTCTCACACAGGAGGGCTGGTCGAGGCTGAGGTGAGGCCGCCCGCACCTCTCCTAAatcctcttcttttccagaagCTTCAATCAGGGAAGTTTTAG
The nucleotide sequence above comes from Camelus dromedarius isolate mCamDro1 chromosome 1, mCamDro1.pat, whole genome shotgun sequence. Encoded proteins:
- the GPRIN3 gene encoding G protein-regulated inducer of neurite outgrowth 3; amino-acid sequence: MGTVPDPLRSAKTSLIEASGKEEDLGEVRAASPQPRPALLCENTNGLSSTPAEPAFGPRTAAEALMQAGEHETTQPAMSSPGVVREVGKTSPTLNSPGDTQLPGSREPTAPAPCSAAEKDLTHATFTMPANQHAHPAIPGDQPNAGLYSGPEDTLVKSQRTSDVEPPEKSSCPVGDTCGGNKDQVSCDFPSRETTQGMVQAADTAARVFGNTSTSVGGPEGERQQAVCDSQTRSCDSPARDDGCSGNILQSASTSDTQAVTSGTPQPSHLPSKGSTFPSDPEKVPLPAHALVSRFKEVGTMTSQAEKEVEEAPPRAQQDAEVQAVASVESRAVSTSPSILTAFLKEAPAQEQFEPEQLCVISHGSGRVSHTWELTDHTHGPQQVAQSLGITPEVHIQAAAAVSTASQGERESVNPPGEVLMTPAVNVASSNAQDTCKENGRSAGKTLAREGLSSKQLSGASSTSLKAGPSDQTSVSTGRPAGTSHGLGACEMQPSEFAVETTDGHRADPDYQLSSSCGPTSKADQSGSLDLTNQGNARERKRVSPHVVEEQESSGIDILDAKGRAEAKSLLLNPKSQESGGTASAASPTPSPVRKSQEGTGEENRQTKTATSLSLPSDSLGESSPGSGKRTPSRSVKASPRRASRVSEFLKELNVTAAAAQVGLTPGEKKKQLSADSKLQLKQSKRVRDVVWDEQGMTWEVYGASLDPESLGIAIQNHLQRQIREHEKLIKAQSSQTRRSISSDTSSNKKLKGRQHSVFQSLLQNFRRPNCCVRPAPSSVLD